The following are from one region of the Onthophagus taurus isolate NC unplaced genomic scaffold, IU_Otau_3.0 ScKx7SY_15, whole genome shotgun sequence genome:
- the LOC139432460 gene encoding uncharacterized protein: MEGKAYMGYSRTKEGKVKQNVPKEARKMGSSCKSKQCLRVKSRNCSEINDVQRNAIFTKFWSEMNWDQRKVFVINHIEKTVTKRTYTKSFESRRKYSLKYFLTINMNKVQVCKQMFLQTLAIGEYSVHDWVQKGCYGMTSSFDLTYKSNKRTTRQDKVEDKRLLKEFFDCLPKLPSHYGRSNSSKLYLETVIRSLNQLFKLYEIKCKEENKVTLSRTIFSKMFYSMNLSIHPIKKDKCDLCTKHDVGQLSDKEWSTHRRKKERAREEKKRDKEDAKMNKKGRVLTMDLQAVKVCPYVQASTIFFKLKLCCHNFTVYNVVTHEAKCFWFSETEADITASTFASCIMEYLTTDCQNESGPIIIYSDGCTYQNRNNIIANALLNYSVNNNIEIIQKFLEVGHTQMEYDSVHSCIERKLKGRDIHLPSDYLRITKEARMKPFPYEVQYFNFKDYSIKKYQRYASIRPGKVTNDPVVTDIRALQYLPNGNIYYKLDFDDEWRELPQRQKPVSQMVEWPQMYKEKRKIKFQKWQHLQLLKSVIPTDCHSFYDSLKHDSEYNFLENLLIRNKSSFS, from the exons ATGGAAGGAAAAGCGTACATGGGGTACAGCAGAACTAAAGAAGGTAAAGTAAAACAGAATGTCCCAAAAGAAGCAAGAAAAATGGGTTCTTCTTGCAAATCAAAACAGTGCCTTAGAGTAAAATCTAGGAATTGTTCAGAAATTAATGACGTTCAGCGCAATGCCATATTTACTAAATTCTGGAGTGAAATGAATTGGGATCAACGAAAAGTGTTTGTAATCAATCACATAGAAAAAACTGTCACAAAAAGAACGTATACTAAAAGCTTTGAGAGTAGGCGAAAATAttccttaaaatattttctcacAATAAATATGAACAAAGTGCAAGTTTGTAAACAAATGTTTCTTCAAACACTTGCTATAGGTGAATATTCCGTTCATGATTGGGTCCAAAAGGGATGTTACGGTATGACTTCTAGCTTCGATTTGACCTACAAATCAAACAAACGAACCACTCGACAGGACAAGGTGGAAGATAAGAGGTtactaaaagaattttttgattgtttacCAAAGTTGCCTTCACATTATGGACGTTCAAATTCAAGTAAATTGTATTTAGAAACGGTAATCCGGAGcctaaatcaattatttaagtTATACGAAATTAAGTgcaaagaagaaaacaaagtaACCCTGTCGAGAAcaatttttagcaaaatgttttattctaTGAACTTGTCAATTCACCCCATTAAAAAGGATAAATGTGATTTGTGCACAAAACATGATGTTGGTCAATTATCAGACAAAGAATGGAGTACACACAGACGGAAAAAAGAAAGGGCTcgtgaagaaaaaaagagaGATAAGGAAGATgcaaaaatgaacaaaaaaggtCGGGTTTTAACAATGGATTTACAAGCTGTAAAAGTGTGTCCGTATGTCCAAGCCagcacaatattttttaagttaaaactGTGTTGCCACAATTTTACAGTTTATAATGTAGTAACGCATGAGGCAAAGTGTTTTTGGTTTAGTGAAACTGAAGCAGATATAACTGCATCGACTTTTGCTTCTTGCATTATGGAATACCTAACAACAGACTGTCAGAATGAATCTGGAccaattataatttacagtgATGGATGTACTTAccaaaatagaaataatattatagCAAATGCATTATTAAACTATTCTGTAAATAATAACAtagaaattattcaaaaatttctcgAAGTTGGACACACACAAATGGAATACGACTCAGTTCACAGCTGCAtcgaaaggaaattaaaaggACGAGACATTCATTTACCTAGTGATTATCTACGAATAACAAAGGAAGCAAGAATGAAGCCCTTTCCATATGAAGtgcaatattttaattttaaagattactCAATCAAGAAATATCAAAGATATGCATCTATTAGACCTGGAAAG GTCACAAATGATCCTGTGGTCACCGATATTAGAGCTCTTCAATATTTGCCGAATGGAaacatttattacaaattggaTTTTGATGATGAATGGCGAGAACTTCCACAACGACAAAAACCTGTTTCTCAAATGGTAGAATGGCCACAAATGTATAAAgagaaacgaaaaataaaatttcaaaaatggcAACATTTGCAGCTGTTAAAGTCAGTAATACCTACTGACTGTCATAGTTTTTATGACAGCTTAAAACATGATTCAGAGTACAATTTTTTAGAGAATTTATTGATTCGTAATAAAAGTAGTTTTTCCTAA
- the LOC139432416 gene encoding histone H3.v1-like has protein sequence MVFVGYSNNGLRFFDEGKRKIIISRDAIFENKKVKILIEDTSDEEKDEDKINTKEEEKIREEEENNNENVETTETEAEEPKEEEEKTNGRPQRSRRPPTKLRDYAYLNYEEGNNE, from the coding sequence ATGGTATTCGTGGGATACTCAAATAACGGACTCAGATTCTTTGACGAAGGAAAACGAAAGATAATAATATCGAGAGACGCAATCTTCgagaataaaaaagtaaaaatcctAATAGAGGACACATCAGATGAAGAGAAGGATGAAgacaaaattaacacaaaGGAGGAAGAAAAGATCAGAGAAgaggaagaaaataataacgaaaacgTTGAAACCACTGAAACGGAGGCAGAGGAGCCCaaggaagaagaagagaaaacAAACGGAAGACCACAAAGATCAAGACGCCCACCAACAAAACTAAGAGATTACGCGTATCTAAATTACGAAGAAGGAAATAacgaataa
- the LOC139432457 gene encoding cubilin-like, with protein MNLNSFHFILALSTLLSLLSLSAAIDWPRIRVKDGHLLFTVEKDKNISLITSGTGGIHVNGQDLAHVAKLASNLTSFIQNKGEIYIPDSPEGVKSNIYDQVTFLESGLQNLTLVAVKKPAIQRVNRRLNALRRRIRKLNILLIANECNSNPCQNGGTCQDLFDNFMCVCPPEWEGTSCQTDVNECTNFAGTDLGCQNGATCINKPGSYA; from the exons ATGAATTTgaattcatttcattttattttggcACTATCCACATTGTTATCGCTTTTATCGTTAAGCGCTGCAATCGATTg GCCAAGAATTCGGGTAAAGGATGGCCACTTACTCTTCACAGTTGAAAAAgacaaaaacatttctttaataacttccGGAACCGGCGGAATTCACGTCAACGGGCAAGATTTGGCCCACGTTGCAAAATTAGCATCAAATTTAACGTCGTTTATCCAAAATAAGGGTGAAATTTACATCCCCGATTCTCCAGAAGGTGTTAAATCAAACATATACGATCAAGTAACATTCTTAGAGAGCGGTTTGCAAAATCTAACTTTAGTTGCAGTCAAG AAACCTGCAATTCAAAGAGTGAACAGGCGGTTGAATGCTTTAAGAAGACGAATTCGCAAactaaatattcttttaatcgCAAATGAATGCAATAGTAATCCATGTCAAAATGGGGGAACTTGCCAGGATTTATTTGACAACTTTATGTGCGTTTGTCCACCGGAATGGGAGGGTACAAGTTGCCAAACTGACGTAAACGAATGCACAAACTTTGCAGGGACGGATTTGGGATGTCAAAATGGTGCGACTTGTATTAATAAGCCTGGGAGTTATGCGTGA
- the LOC139432417 gene encoding uncharacterized protein: MRFTEENLRELKELFYSSVNELLKNDSFMSQVINTVKEHFIAEIEELKKECDTFKKENRYLSDKLDELEQYTRRNNVRVFGISDNVQDVESEVLSLFNNKLSVPVKVEDIDRCHRVGAAKKTNNGSRAIIVKFVSYRTRDLVCKARKRLKGSKIGIQEDLTSKRYKLLQLARERVGNGNAWSRDGAIKIHVNNRICTIKNANDIEDPLTKASRLSLA; the protein is encoded by the coding sequence ATGCGTTTTACCGAAGAAAATTTACGTGAACTAAAGGAGTTATTTTATAGCTCCGTTAatgaacttttaaaaaatgattcttttATGAGCCAAGTGATAAATACGGTAAAAGAGCATTTCATTGCGGAAATTGAAGAATTAAAGAAGGAATGCGACACGTTTAAGAAAGAAAACCGGTATTTATCCGATAAACTGGATGAGCTTGAACAATACACGCGACGAAACAATGTGCGTGTATTCGGCATTTCTGATAATGTACAAGATGTGGAATCTGAGGTTTTATcgttatttaataacaaactGAGTGTTCCTGTTAAAGTCGAAGATATAGATAGATGTCATAGAGTGGGTGCAGCGAAAAAGACAAATAATGGTTCGAGGGCAATTATAGTAAAGTTCGTTAGTTACCGTACGAGGGATTTGGTCTGTAAAGCTAGAAAAAGGCTCAAGGGTTCTAAAATTGGTATACAAGAGGACCTCACAAGCAAACGCTATAAACTGCTTCAATTGGCTCGCGAAAGGGTTGGGAACGGAAATGCTTGGTCAAGGGATGGTGCGATAAAAATACATGTTAATAATAGAATATGTACTATAAAAAATGCAAATGATATTGAGGATCCGCTCACTAAGGCATCAAGGTTATCTTTAGcttag